The proteins below come from a single Spirochaetota bacterium genomic window:
- a CDS encoding DMT family protein, giving the protein MLTIGLLIVSNVFMTIAWYGHLKFKGVALWQVILISWLIALPEYCFQVPANRFGHGTFTAAELKTIQEVITLVVFSVFSIVYLKEEFRWNYLVGFICIIAAVFFIFKKW; this is encoded by the coding sequence ATGCTTACCATCGGCCTTCTCATCGTCTCCAACGTGTTCATGACCATCGCATGGTACGGCCATCTTAAGTTCAAGGGCGTCGCGCTCTGGCAGGTGATACTGATAAGCTGGCTCATCGCGCTTCCCGAATACTGCTTTCAGGTCCCCGCCAACCGCTTCGGTCATGGCACGTTCACCGCGGCAGAGCTCAAAACGATACAGGAAGTGATAACGCTCGTGGTGTTCTCAGTGTTCTCGATCGTGTATCTGAAAGAAGAGTTCCGATGGAACTATCTCGTCGGGTTCATCTGCATCATCGCCGCGGTGTTCTTCATTTTTAAGAAATGGTAA